The window TACTCTGCTGTTATTGTAGCGAGTGCAATATTAGATATTTCTAAATTTGATTTGTTAGTTTGTTTATAATGTTCATGTATAAAAAAAGGTTCTGCAACTTTTTCAAGCCGTGGCTAGAAGCACTGATGTGACTGTTAGTTGAACCACGATGGTATGTGACGGTTGATGGCTTCGAGGTTTATACTGATCTACGTTAGAAGTTACTAAGGTCATTTTTTATGTTGGGAAATCATGATtaataaatttattttgacaTCTCAATGGTAGTTATTTGGTTTTTCCTAAATATGATGCAAGATGAGAACCTTATCTATCATAGGGTCTTTTGTGTCTCCAAATGACTTTCGACATTGACCCTTGCTACAGCATGGAGCTCTATCTATATGCACTAGAAACATCATTTCACGCAGAAGGTTGAAGGATGAGAGACTTTGACCACTGTCGATTAGATATCTCCCTTGTAGAAATCCATTAAAATGCTGAGCTATCGGTCCCATTTCATTTTACGACTGAAAGCACCAGTATTGTTTTGGACTGCGACCATAGTCCTGCCTCCAGTGACAACGAAGTCCCTCTTGGAGCAGAATCCGCAGGTTGCAACATATCATGTCAAATGCCACTGCGTGGTCTCTGGACTCTGGGCCAGGTGGTGACTGTCAGTTATGTCACACCGGTTATAGTTCTCTGGTAGCATACCTGGGGACGGAAGGAAAGCCAAGGTATGTGGTGTAACCACCTGACACTGGACAAGACAGATTTTGGCACTCGGAGCAAAGTTCTCTGACCCTGAAAACCGAACGTTCATGATCAAGAGCTTGAGAGACCTAGAAAAGAGACATCGGTGATTTCAGCCAATCTTGTTCAGTTTTCGAATTCCAGACAGttgaattttgacaaaattgcttccatttttcatttcagctgATCCTTCCTATCCTTCTCAGCCACCATATGGCGGACAACCAGGAGGCTATGGGGGCTCTGCAGATATAGGATTTGGCGGTGTAGGAGGCTCTGCCCCAGGATCTGGGTCCACACCCTACCCAGCCTCGCCTTACAATTCAGCAACACCCTCCTATGGATCGCAGCCAGCTGGCTATGGAGCACCCGGAGCCCAGCCAGGCTATGGAGCGCCCGGAGGCCAGCCAGGCTATGGTGCACCTGGAGCACAGCCAGGCTATGGTGCACCGGGAGCACAGCCAGGGTATGGTGCACCTGGGGCACAGACAGGGTATGGTGCACCTGGGGGCCAACCATCGTATGGAGCACAACCTCCAACCAGTGCATATCAGCAGCCAGCCCAGCAACCCCCTCAGACAAACGTTAGCCCATACGTGCAAGGTACCCCAGGTAAGTTCTTTGATACATCTTTCAGCCTGGATTTGTCTTCTCAGCCCTTAAGGACAGCATCAGATTCTTAAATCTGTGCCTGTGACCAATTGGGTTGCATCCTATGGTCATCCTCTGTATACCACTGGTTGGTCCAGACTGGCTTGATTTCGTCAACTTCGACAGTGTTCATTATCACATTTCAGTGGTGGGACATGGAGGCAGATTGCCCTGAAACTCAAGACTGAGCCAGACACCACACTGGCCTAATGGTCAAATTGATTGCCAGAATCAGGCCTGGAATGGTTGAAAGCTTAACAACATGTACAGACTATGTTCTTCCTTAAAGGCCACATCTGCTGGCTATAGGCCTACCATATTTGTCCCTATTCTATCACATACaggttgtttttgttttaggTCAAGAGTACAGTACACCGCCAGCAGTGGCTCACCCTGCGGCAGCCCAACAACAACCTCCATCACAGCCACAAAGACCTCCACCACCATCACACCAGCCTACTCAGCCAAGTGTAAGCTTAGATTATGTCATCCTACAGGAAGGGAATCATCTTTTCAAGGGAACTTGGCTACTGAGTTGAAATAAAACATGTTCCACCTGGTGGTCACATTCATCCTGTACACAATTCAGTGATATTCTAAAGTGCAGAATCTCATAATCTTGGCTAGGGAGCTCAAGCATGTGCCTGGATAACTAGGCTTCATTTTCATCAATGGTTACTGTTCGATTTCAGGGCCCAGTACCAACAGGAGGTGACATCGCCGGTCTGGATCCTGACCTAGCTGCAGCTCTGGGCAAGCTGAAGGTCTACGGTGGCATGGAGCGCTACGAAGGAACCATGAAACCTGCTGCTTACTTCAATGAGGAAGAAGACGTCATGAAGTTGCGTAAAGCTATGAGAGGAGCTGGTGAGATCAATGTTTtaagaatttggtcaaaaaatCCAGTAAAAGCCATGTCCGACATTTTGAGTTATCAAGAAATGAGAAAGTCTCGCACCAAACGTCAAACGAAACGTGACCTTTTTGTTTCCTTTGTTGTCCACCACTGTGTCTGCAAGTCATCCATCTAGTGCTTAATATAGACGTAATGTGTCTTCCATCTATTTTGTTTCAGGCACAGATGAGAAGGCCATCATAGATATCGTTGCAAATCGATCAAACCACCAAAGACAGCAGATTCTAAGCTTTTTCAAAACCATGGTCGGCAAGGTAGGCACAGGACTGCTGCGATTTTTGTTTGCTACGCGACCAAGCCTCGGAGCAGTGAGGTTTGGTCGTGCCAGGTAGCACCATGGTAATCATGCTGCCATATTGCTTGCAAAGTTCAGCTACAAGGGTGGATTTTGCACTTAGTGATTCCAGGGACTTGCGTTCAACTTGAGGTCTAATtcaagtcggccattgttaccTCTAGTAAACAAATACTTATTGCTTTCTATGTCTTCTGTGTCTTTTTCTGCAGGATCTGATAAAGGAGTTGCGAGGAGAACTGAGTGGCAACTTTGAGGAGTGTATGATTGCCTTGTTTAGGGAGACAACATTCTATGACGCATATTCCTTGAGAAAGGCTATAAAGGTGAGTGGTTGCAGCTATGATGGCCTCTTTGTTCTCATCTTATGTGATCACTCAATACAGTACCATGATAATGATTGAGGATAATAGCAAGCTTTGTATATATCGGGCCTATTTTCGGTTTTTGGGTTCAAACCTGGCTGGCGGCAGAAGGATTATTAtatttttggggaaaaaaagaataaaagcATGATATTCTCTTGTAGGGTGCTGGGACAGATGAATTGGTCCTCATAGAAATCTTGTGCACCAGGACGAATTCAGAGATCAGGGAGATCAAGAGGAGCTACAAAGAAAGTAAGTCTGCGTACTTGGGATGACAACATGGGACATTGTCCCTCATGAGATTTTATCGTTGTCTATACAGCAGTAAGCGAAGTATCCCACATAGGGGATTGGATACAAAGTAACCTCCTTTGAAGATAAAATAGGTTGAAGTTGATGTTTCTGGATTGCTATGGCACCGTGCTGGAGACTTCAGTGACACATGGTACCAGTTGTACTGATACAAGCAAATTCTGTCAGTCCAAAGATCAGGGGTGTTCTTACTGAGGATCACTGTGTAATGTTTTGCTGAGACCATACCATTGGTTCTCTGCACGGAACTATGGATATCGTGTTGAGTTATACTTGTAATGTAGAATATTCTCTCATGAGTTTTTATTAACTTTTCAGATTACATGCGCGACCTAGAAAAAGATATCGAGGGTGATACAAGCGGTCACTTCAAGCGACTTTTGATATCATGCTGTCAGGTAAGTTGGACGCAGTATGTGCAGACTGTCTGTAAGCTGACATCTCTGTCAACCATGGAGAACTATCATTTGGATCGCATGCTTCTCCTGGGTACTCATGCCATTGCACACTACGAAAGATCTCACACTGTATGATACAAAACCTGGTTTGGTATCTAATCCTCCAATACATCCAGCTGATTTTGTGAGCTATTTGGTATATTTCATTCATGTAATACCCTGTTAGTTTTGCACTGATGTGTCAAATGCCTAGGAGCAAGCACAGAAGAAGAATCAACCGGTTTTCAATCAGCGATTCATACAACTAGTTCATTTCCTGCAGGCAAACCGTCAAGAGCTGACCAATGAACAATGGGAGCGCTTCTTCAAACAAGGCCCCGAGGCTGTCGTGGATCGAGCCAAAGCTCAAAAGGAAGCACAGGAGCTCTACCAGGCCGGAGAGAAGAAGCTTGGCACCGATGAGGCAACCTTCCTAAGAATCATGGCACTCCGACATTGCTATCAACTCAAGGCGACATTTGAGGAATACACAAAGGTGGGCAGTTTGATCTTAAAATGTTTCGAGTCATGCAAGGGGCTGCGTGCCATCAGTAAAACCTTTGGTCTACTCTGCATTAAAGCATACATTTCTAACCCAGACTTTGATGATTCACTGTGGTTTTCAAAGAACAAATATTCCAGTCCTTCATTGGCCTTTCGAATAAAATAATATCAAATATCGATATCTGCTTCTGATTGAGCCATAACATGAACTAGAGATCCAGGACTGATTGATATAAACTTGTTGTGGACCAAAATGTTAATGGTGCGCACAAGTTAACCCATACACTACTGCCTGGGAGCGATTATTTGAGAAATAAGGCATTTGCACAAAACTAAGACATATCAACAACACTTTCAGATCAGCGGCCGTGACATATTGAATTCCATCAAGAGAGAAATGTCATCTGACTTGCAGCATGGATTCGAAGCACTTGGTAAGGACTGGGGCAATTTTGAAACTATTCAAAATAAACTTCTGTATTTTCTGATAGTTCTATGTGTGTTGGGAGGGAGGATATATTGCACTTATCGTGCCTATGACATACTTCTAATATCATACTCTAAAAATGAACCCTCAAAGATGCTTTCAGAATATTTTTACAGtctttttgatgaaattgtctCATTTTCAAGTGATGAGCCAGAGGAGTCGTCCAGAGTATTTTGCTGATCGTCTCTACAAAGCCATGATTGGTGCCGGTACAGATGACTCATCTTTGATCAGAATCGTAGTGTCTCGCTCTGAGGTAAGACATTGTCAATATCTGCCCAAACTTTTTGCCCAGGTTATAATCCATGAGAACACAGATTTGGATGTCTTGATTACCATCGTTGATTTGTTATTTGTGGCTCTCCACAGTCCTCCAGAAAAGCTGTAGATGATATTCCTAGTAGTTGAGTGCCTATGCCAATGCATGCCTCAAGATTCAAACACATAACATACTGTGGACTCAAATCATAAAAAACGCGATCACAAAATTTTAGACATTTTGCCTATACCTACGCGCAAGGAATTGCAGTTGTGCATGCTATTGCCTTACATGCAGATCTAAAGCAGAAGTTGTTTTGACTTAGGGCAGACCTAAAGCCTCAATGATGAGACATGAGGTCTAGGTCGAGCATCGTTACTTTGAATCTCTCTTTTCCTTTGCAGATCGATCTAAAGAACATCAAGCAAGTTTTCctctcaaagtacaaaaaaaccCTATGGAAAATGATTGAGGGTGACACGAGTGGTGACTACAAGGCCATTCTTATCAGTATCGTAGGCCGGGATTAGAAGCATATATCAATAAAAGGTCTAGGGAATTTTGTGATTGAATTTCAATGTTTATACGTTCAACCATCAGCATGTTACACCTTCTGAATGATGGTGCCTTATATATGTTTGTGCTTTGTATTaaagatttctttgaaattagcTGGATGGGTGTAAGCTTTGACCAGTATTTCTATCCAGAGTCTTACTAGAACCACCGGTGTAAACATTCTACGAAGGCCTATGATAATTAATATGTAATGAACAGTAAATGTAATATGTAATGGATTAATCTGAATATTGCCAAAAAATGATCATTGTCAAACTTCCATGCGTGTAATGAATAATAATGTTTAAATCAATCGTAAACTGCTCGTTACTTTAATGATTAACATTTTTGACTCGATGCTCTTCTCCATTACTCTATCGTATGTGTCTGTCtaattgtttgttttcattttcggttGAAAATTATTTAGAGTACCGGTGCTTACGAGAATTTATGTGTACTACAGTTTTTTGTTGTTACAATTCAAGTTATTTGTTTGTCTAAAATTAGACTTGGATACATTGTAAGTTGACTACCCGCATCCAATAATAGCGGTTAATACTATGATAGTGTCCAGTCTTAACTTCCCAGGTGGTTGTTTTTAATATTTCATCACTCATTGACAAAGGGCTAGTTTAGAAACTGAACACGTGTGATTGGCTCTTCAATAAAACCAATCATATCATAACGAACATCCTTACAATTAGAATTGATTTGAACAAATTTATGATGATCTCAGTGGTATATGTGGAAAAAAACTTGTTATGTTTTTGTCAACTTGAAAAAAACGTGTGGTATTTTGAAGAAAAGGTAGTTTTTTCTCTTGCCTTGTACAGTAAGCTGTGATTAAAAAGACTGACTAGGATAGTCTAAGTAACACACaatggcccaaattcataaagggcgtttaagggttagacatgtacaacttctctctaatcagtttcagggcctattcatattctgtgaagattcacatgaagggccagaatctgtctattcagtagttaaacgctgttttaagctaaacaccctttatgaatttggccctacaTGTTTAGGGCCTACTGGGCATTACCTATGTATTGTAATTGATATTTCTGTGTGATATATCTTTAATCCTTCCTAAAACAACCCACTCGGGGATATGAAAATTAAAAGTCTTTCACCTGTTTAAGAATGATTCTTGTCAGTTTGCTGTCTGAAATGCAGTCCAGTCAAATTAGTCCTTCGAGTCTAAGCACAGGCTGTTTTCACTCTATGTATGTTCATTTTAATGTTTGACTGATTAAAGAATATAATGAAGTGCAGTTGGAAGTATAAGGTGCGTCCGTCCCAAATATGAATTCGCTGCTAGAACACTGTGGATTGCAAGAACAAGACTGGTGGTCTCATTCGTTGCCTGAGGAAGTTGACCatcttttattttgtttctcattgaCATTCTTCATAAACCCGTGATCACTTTGAAGGTGGACTTTTTGAGTTGATGCCTAGATAGCGGTCATGATGATTACACCGTCGCCGTGAGATGGTGCtgcatatacaatgtatacatcctgaaatatgaataaatggGTTATAGAGCATTTGTCTGCATTCTCCAATACATCAGGGAACCACCCTCTGAACTGGCTATGGATTAGTGCTAGGCTGAATTAGTGCCGGCATCATCTCGAGACCCTCCAcctttgatgtcatcatgatcacTATATATTTGTATTTTAGTGCATTCTTAGTATATATTGTGATATTCTTTATATTCATCTATGACAAACTATACATCTTTCTGTCTATTGCGTTATCCTCGAAGATTCACACTAGAGTAATTTTCAAATGAGCATTTCTCTTCTCAAGAGAATTCTCCTAATCGGTGTGGTTGATTACTTTCCAAATTAGTCCATCTTTATTGGTCTAGTTTTGCCTCAATAATTTTGCCTCAACTTATGCTTGTACATCGCAACATGTAGCATACTAATTAGTTTGCTGAAATCTTAGTTGAAGTTCTCTAATCGGTTATTAGTGAAAGGGTATCATCTATCGCACGATATGACGTAAACAGGCCCTATTGCCAAAATTTCtacttttttcatattttttgttaTCGGATAATTAGATTGtcatcagatacatgtattcccatgtacatgtaattattggaCTACGCAAAACTCCACTAGAATAAAAACATAGAAAAGCCACATACCTCTTGATTTCCTTAATTCCCCAGCTGTTTCCTTTCcaatgccccgcagacacacgGGGAGATGTGCAGGAGGTAAAAGTCCCAGAGAGGGGACATCGCAAGTTTCCGTGTGCAGAGCAGGGGTAGCTTTGTATCCAATTGTAGGacagttgtcacaaccaggactgtTGTCACAATCGGGACAATTGTCACCACCTGAGTAGGCTCCCGTTGCAGGCACAATTGAACAAGAGACTCAGTCTGAATTAGCTTGAGCTATGGTACCACCAGTATACAGCCAGCAATGTGCTTTGCCTCTAAACACTGATTTGGATGAGATGTAAATCAGCAACTCGTGCTTATTTAAGACGGTGCTGTATCCATGATCAAGGATCATCTGAGACATTGTCAGAACTAGGAAGACAACGTTGGAGCAAGAGTAATCTGAGACAGTGTCCCAACTAGGAAGACAACATGGGACAAGGATAACCTGACACCAGAGGTTAATGTTCATGGGTCAGAAGGTCTAGCTAAAGGCAGAATGGTCCTATTGTACATGAAAAACTTCAGCTCAGGCACATGAGCCACCTCTTTGCCCAGGCGACTGGAGTTGCCATATACAGTTATTAGGCCTttcttcaagagtacagtgcCGAGATAGAAGATAATGTCCCACTGCAGGTACAGGACAAGCAGGCTGCACCAGGTCCATGTAGGCTGCATGAGTTGTCTTCATAGCCATGTtgggtctgtcttcaagaccaggtcctgatgttgtcccacTGCAGGTACGAGACAAGCAGGTTGCACCAGGTCCATGTAGGCTGCATGAGTTGTCTTCATAGCCATGTtgggtctgtcttcaagaccaggtcctgatgttgtcccacTGCAGGTACGAGACAAGCAGGTTGCACCATGTCCATGTAGGCTGCATGAGTTGTCTTCATAGTCTGGTTgggtctgtcttcaagaacaggtcctgatgttgtcccacTGCAGGTACGAGACAAGCAGGTTGCACCATGTCCATGTAGGCTGCATGAGTTGTCTTCATAGCCAGGTTgggtctgtcttcaagaacaggtcctgatgttgtcccacTGCAGGTACAACAAGACAGGCAGGTTTCACCAGGTCCACGTAGGCTGCATGAGTTGTCTTCATAGCCATGTTgggtctgtcttcaagaacaGTTCCTGATATTGTCCTACTGCAGGTACGAGACAAGCACGTTGCAACAGGTCCACGTAGGCTGCATAAGTTGTCTTCATAGCCAGGTACGGTCTGTCTACAAGAGCTGGTCCTGATATTGTCCCACTGCAGGTACAAAACAAGCAGGTTGCACCAGATCCGCATAGGCTGCATGAGTTGTCTTCATAGCcaggttgggcctgtcttcaagaacaggtcctgatgttgtcccacTGCAGGTACGAGACAAGCAGGTTGCACCGGATCCACGTAGGCTGCATGAGTTGTCTTCATAGCCAGGTTgggtctgtcttcaagaacTGGTCCTGATATTGTCCCACTGCAGGTACAAGAAAAGCAGATTGTACCAGGTCCATGTAGGCTGCATGAGTTGTCTTCATAGCCAGGTTGGGTCTGTCTACAAGAGCTGGTCCTGAAATTGTCCCACTGCAGGTACAAAACAAGCAGGTTGCACCAGATCCGCATAGGCCCTTGCCACCAAAGTTAAAAATAATTGCTGCATAGCAAGCATGTGCTTGCCAAATAGCCACTTCCAAGACAAAACAACGACAGCAACTATGGTTAGTTTTGTTTATTCTCGCCCTAGATATcatagacatgtacatgtacaataaattGCGAAAAAATACGATAATGTCTCTTCAACAATGAAAGGCACAGAAATGTTGCATTGGCTAATTATTGAGATATTTTCATCTATGTATATTAACAGCTTTTATTCTTACATTGAGAAGTTAAAAGAAACCTGAACGACGTTATCCAACCTTTGAGCGTCTCCTAGTCTCCAAGTAATGATACTTTGGCCCTAATCACTACTAATTACGGCCCACGATAGCCAAGAGAAGCTTCTTGTAATCCCCACTGCAGTCCCCCTCAATCATTTTATAGATGGTCTTGTGGTACTTCTGGAGGAAAGCGCTCTTGATCTCAACCAAGTCAATCTGCAAATGAAATGATAGGAAGAATAAAGGGTGTACAAGTTACCAAACGGAAGTTTTTTGTTCCCTAACTTGGTTCAACAATGTCCAAGCCCAGATGCGCCAACTCGCCAGGTAGTTATATGGCATTGCTCAATTCTCCTCATTTTCAACCGGCAGTTTTTCTCTCTCTAAGTGCTATTCGCTCGGTAGGAGCTTCTTGTCGCTGGGTGCGGAATGGGTTACATTCAGCCTGGTGTAACCACGCACCGCCCTGCGAGATTTCTTGATATATTTGGTCGGttggtcgatcgctccggtTGAACACATATATagccaagtatagattagagccTATAATCCAAACTTGCTTCAGGAACTGGCGAAATCGCCCAATTTGGCGACAACTCACTCGCGATTGCAGGCGGAGTCCAACATGGTCCCTGTTTGGTGCAGGGATGAAAACACGGCAACTCACTCGTTTAAGATACTGATTCTGTTTTGTTCTTCAATAAATTCCATTTATGTCAGCCAGTATTGCTTTGACTTACCTCGGAACGCGACACTATTATCCTGATTAGGAGGGAATCATCAGTACCAGCGCCTTTCATTGATTTCCAAAGACGGTCGGCAAAATACTCCGCGGGATTTCTCATGCACTGAACTGGAAGCAAAGTCAATACTACCGTAAATGTGAACGTCTAAAGGAAGCCGAGTGTCAAAAAGCATAAACTGCGTCTTTGGGTAGGGTTCACATGCAGTAAAGGTATATGGTTTATGACCTTAAACCACAGTTTATGATTGGAAACGTTGACTAGGGGTCCACAATTCAGAGATAGCAGCATCAACCATCGAGGTTTACGAAGGAAAAACCCCTATGATTTACGCCTTTACAATGGATCGTGACACGACAAATCACAGTTATGCCAGAAACGTGTTCATGGTTCCTTGAAACACAGTTCATGGAAAAAATCCCAATTTCCCCGTTTTAGAAAAGAACTGACTTACCAATACACTTAAATCCAGCCTTCAAATCACCTGACATTTCGCGGTCGATCGAATTCAAGATGTCGCGCTGTGATATCTAAAACCAAAGTTGTAACCATGGCATTATTAgcataattatacatgtattgtatttaatcatgacccccccccccccggtaagGGATAGGGGGCACTATGTTCTTGGTTGGTTTCCTCTGCCGCCGCCGCTTAGACGACGCCGTGCAGAGGTTCGCATTCACAAACGTGCTTCCAAGTGAGGAATATAACAAATGTCTTGTTCGCCTGTTTTCGTGATTTTCCATATACCTGTAAACGATCGGCGCGGTAGGTTTTTTAGTGGGACTTTTTAATACAGAATCAGCCTCGAAAGCATTCCCCCTGACTCACCTTAACATATTCTTCAAATGTAGCACGGAGTTGAGGCGGACTCCTCGAGGCCAAAACCACATTGAACCGTGATTCATCTGTACCCCACTTCTTTTCACCAGCCTGGAAGAGATCTTGGGCCTCTTTTGTGGCTTTAGCCATGTCAACGGTGTCACTCTCGTCACGGTTGGCCTGCAAAGAATGTGACTTTGCGATGGAAAATGATGGTGCAAGAAGAGGTGGTCAAGTACCATCTGCATGTTTGACACGTCCCGTTCCGTCGCATTCTCCAAGGCTGGGTTGAAAACCACGTTTTGTAGCTTTAACGGAATCGTCAACGAGTTAGTCTTTAACCAGAACATTTTAATGGGATTAAATGTAAGAGATACAGTAGGATAAGAGAGATCGTgaattttgtgcttttgaacgacCAGGTCTGTTGCCATTCCTCCTTGAATTGGCGGCGAAAATCAAATTGCTTTGCCCCATGCACCTGACTTACCTGGCACATTGAGACTAATAGCCTCTTGAAATGACCGCTTGTTTCACTGACACAGTCCTTTTCCAGATCTCGTTTATAAACTGCAATAACAAGAATTTGATAGGTGGTTACCCAATCGCGTCCCCCATCAGTATAATAATATACTTCTGGCGGTAACTGACAATCGAAATCTCGTGAAACGAGAAAATGTTTAATGTTCCGAAAGAATGCAATTTCAACTTCTATACATGTTGTATATCATACTTACATTCTTTGTAATTCTGTTTAATCTCGTCGATCTCCTTATTCCCCCTTGTGCACAAAATGTCTATGAGAGTTTCTTCATCTGTCCCTGCACCCTATAAGATGGCGATATAATATGACGTTCAGTACTCTAAAAGAAACCTCTGGAATTTCATTGTGATAATCATAACTTGCACAGAAAAGTACTGTGCTGAATCCTCCCGATTTGGAGGTCATACATGAGATGAATGGTTCCCTGCTTTGTCAGGACTGTTGCTCTACTCCTTTACCGTACATGGCCCCGCCCACCGGCCGTATTGGTCAGAGGAGATGCCGGTGGGTGCAATATTTGGAATCGACAGGCACTCtccactcttagaaataaaggttttccaGTTTTTGAAACCCTTTAAATGGTTTTTCGGCCCAACACATCGTGGAAGTTTTTTCAACGAAGTAAAAAACCCTTAGAGGCATTAACTAGGCCTATCTAAAAAACCATTTggggttgttcatttcaccaaaaaacctctacggggtatGCGTACATTGTGTTGGTCGAAAACACTTAAATGGTTTTTCGgcagctcaaaaacctttgacTCAAGTCGGGACTCCGCGATCACCCACATAAATCCTGGAGACCAATTTATCATGCCGGTACTTACTCTCATGGCCCTTCTCAGACACTTTGCGTCATACAAAACAGTCGGCTCGAAAAGGGCAAGCAGACACTCCTCCAGGTTGCCACTCAGTTCTGACTTCAAATCATTCATTAGATCCTACAAGAGAAACCGCAAAAACCTTAAGTCAAAGATTGACCATCAACCATCTTGATAACTTTCATGACTAATGTCCTtaaattttgttgttgttgtttttattttgtattATTGTATCATACGTTTTAATATCTGCATCATAGGCACAAGATAAATaagttgaattgaattgtagTAATCATCCGAGGTGACCATTTACATGGTATTGCATATTACTCTTGCCTACCTTTCCAAACATAGTTTTGTACCTTAAGCGAATCTCTACTCGTTGCTGGTTGCACCGCGCTACTACGATATCTATAATCTCGGCCTCATCAGTGCCTTTATCGAAACGAAGAGGAGGAATCACGAAAAATGATATTTTAGCTTGAAAAACAAATAGATTACTTCGAGAAAGTTGGCTGCATACTTCAGTATGTCACTGGACTGAAAGAGTGTGAACTATTAGTCAAACATCGAAGGATGCATGCACCTTTTTGCTCGTGTGGTGATAAGACActttagatacatgtactttagatTAACCTAGGATTAACACACGAAGGAAGAGATTCTGTTCAACTGATTGTTTTGTGTGCAAAATCACCACGAACAGCA is drawn from Lineus longissimus chromosome 1, tnLinLong1.2, whole genome shotgun sequence and contains these coding sequences:
- the LOC135493787 gene encoding annexin A7-like isoform X7, encoding MGKKKKDKHAYGGHRRSSSSSSSSSSSSSSDDEKKRWKKEQKKLKKLQKKPGQGGYPGQQAGAGYPMGQQAPPPGGAYPGYPGGAPASQPPYGGAPGYPSQPGYGAPPGGPGYPGGAPSGGAPAFTMPGQPGGYPGQQPPGPGYPGSDPSYPSQPPYGGQPGGYGGSADIGFGGVGGSAPGSGSTPYPASPYNSATPSYGSQPAGYGAPGAQPGYGAPGGQPGYGAPGAQPGYGAPGAQPGYGAPGAQTGYGAPGGQPSYGAQPPTSAYQQPAQQPPQTNVSPYVQGTPGQEYSTPPAVAHPAAAQQQPPSQPQRPPPPSHQPTQPSGPVPTGGDIAGLDPDLAAALGKLKVYGGMERYEGTMKPAAYFNEEEDVMKLRKAMRGAGTDEKAIIDIVANRSNHQRQQILSFFKTMVGKDLIKELRGELSGNFEECMIALFRETTFYDAYSLRKAIKGAGTDELVLIEILCTRTNSEIREIKRSYKENYMRDLEKDIEGDTSGHFKRLLISCCQANRQELTNEQWERFFKQGPEAVVDRAKAQKEAQELYQAGEKKLGTDEATFLRIMALRHCYQLKATFEEYTKISGRDILNSIKREMSSDLQHGFEALVMSQRSRPEYFADRLYKAMIGAGTDDSSLIRIVVSRSEIDLKNIKQVFLSKYKKTLWKMIEGDTSGDYKAILISIVGRD
- the LOC135493787 gene encoding annexin A7-like isoform X10; translated protein: MSYGYNNNLQGHYPGQAQGGAYPGAMPGQAPYPGGAPGYPGQPGYGVPPVQVCPPGPGPGAPSGGAPAFTMPGQPGGYPGQQPPGPGYPGSDPSYPSQPPYGGQPGGYGGSADIGFGGVGGSAPGSGSTPYPASPYNSATPSYGSQPAGYGAPGAQPGYGAPGGQPGYGAPGAQPGYGAPGAQPGYGAPGAQTGYGAPGGQPSYGAQPPTSAYQQPAQQPPQTNVSPYVQGTPGQEYSTPPAVAHPAAAQQQPPSQPQRPPPPSHQPTQPSGPVPTGGDIAGLDPDLAAALGKLKVYGGMERYEGTMKPAAYFNEEEDVMKLRKAMRGAGTDEKAIIDIVANRSNHQRQQILSFFKTMVGKDLIKELRGELSGNFEECMIALFRETTFYDAYSLRKAIKGAGTDELVLIEILCTRTNSEIREIKRSYKENYMRDLEKDIEGDTSGHFKRLLISCCQANRQELTNEQWERFFKQGPEAVVDRAKAQKEAQELYQAGEKKLGTDEATFLRIMALRHCYQLKATFEEYTKISGRDILNSIKREMSSDLQHGFEALVMSQRSRPEYFADRLYKAMIGAGTDDSSLIRIVVSRSEIDLKNIKQVFLSKYKKTLWKMIEGDTSGDYKAILISIVGRD
- the LOC135493787 gene encoding annexin A7-like isoform X9 produces the protein MSYGYNNNLPGQGGYPGQQAGAGYPMGQQAPPPGGAYPGYPGGAPASQPPYGGAPGYPSQPGYGAPPGGPGYPGGAPSGGAPAFTMPGQPGGYPGQQPPGPGYPGSDPSYPSQPPYGGQPGGYGGSADIGFGGVGGSAPGSGSTPYPASPYNSATPSYGSQPAGYGAPGAQPGYGAPGGQPGYGAPGAQPGYGAPGAQPGYGAPGAQTGYGAPGGQPSYGAQPPTSAYQQPAQQPPQTNVSPYVQGTPGQEYSTPPAVAHPAAAQQQPPSQPQRPPPPSHQPTQPSGPVPTGGDIAGLDPDLAAALGKLKVYGGMERYEGTMKPAAYFNEEEDVMKLRKAMRGAGTDEKAIIDIVANRSNHQRQQILSFFKTMVGKDLIKELRGELSGNFEECMIALFRETTFYDAYSLRKAIKGAGTDELVLIEILCTRTNSEIREIKRSYKENYMRDLEKDIEGDTSGHFKRLLISCCQANRQELTNEQWERFFKQGPEAVVDRAKAQKEAQELYQAGEKKLGTDEATFLRIMALRHCYQLKATFEEYTKISGRDILNSIKREMSSDLQHGFEALVMSQRSRPEYFADRLYKAMIGAGTDDSSLIRIVVSRSEIDLKNIKQVFLSKYKKTLWKMIEGDTSGDYKAILISIVGRD